From a region of the Erinaceus europaeus chromosome 14, mEriEur2.1, whole genome shotgun sequence genome:
- the THPO gene encoding thrombopoietin isoform X2, which translates to MELTELLLVVIPLLTARPTLSSSAPPACDPRLLNKLLRDSQALHSRLEQNKAQDVLGASALLLEGVMAARGQLGPSCLSALLGQLSGQVRLLLGALQGLLGTQLPPQGRTIAHEDPSAIFLNFQQLLRGKVRFLLLVVGPTLCAKRALPSTDAPGSTSLFLTLNNRTAGWLETNADISARTTGSGLLKRLQGLRAKTPGLQSQTLRSPGQTPAHLNRTRGPLNGTHGLFPGSFSRVQGALGIPSGTLDTGSLPPNLQPGYSASLTQTAAGLHTLFPPSAMVPTPTVQLQPLFPDPSASMPSPTSPLQIAAHTHFQNSSQEE; encoded by the exons ATGGAGCTGACTG aattgctcctggtggtcataccTCTCCTGACTGCAAGACCGACTCTATCCAGTTCAGCCCCCCCTGCCTGTGACCCCAGACTGTTAAATAAACTGCTTCGGGACTCCCAGGCCCTTCACAGCAGACTG GAGCAGAACAAGGCACAGGACGTTCTGGGAGCCTCGGCCCTTCTGCTGGAGGGAGTGATGGCTGCGCGGGGACAGCTGGGACCCTCTTGCCTCTCAGCCCTTCTGGGGCAGCTCTCTGGGCAGGTCCGCCTCCTTCTTGGGGCCCTGCAGGGCCTGCTTGGAACCCAG CTTCCTCCACAGGGGAGGACCATAGCTCACGAGGATCCCAGCGCCATCTTCCTGAACTTCCAGCAACTGCTCCGAGGAAAGGTGCGTTTCCTGCTGCTTGTGGTAGGGCCCACTCTCTGTGCCAAGCGGGCCCTCCCCTCTACAGATGCCCCAGGCAGCACTTCTCTATTCCTCACACTGAACAACAGGACTGCCGGATGGCTGGAGACAAACGCCGACATCTCAGCCAGAACTACTGGCTCTGGACTTCTGAAGAGGCTGCAGGGACTCAGAGCCAAGACTCCCGGCCTGCAGAGCCAGACTCTCAGGTCCCCAGGCCAAACACCTGCACATCTAAACAGGACGCGTGGACCCCTAAACGGAACTCATGGACTCTTTCCTGGAAGCTTCTCCAGGGTCCAAGGAGCCCTGGGCATTCCCTCAGGAACTTTGGACACTGGCTCCCTGCCACCCAACCTCCAGCCTGGGTATTCTGCTTCCCTGACTCAGACTGCGGCTGGACTACACACACTCTTCCCTCCTTCAGCCATGGTGCCCACCCCCACAGTCCAGCTTCAACCCCTGTTTCCTGACCCCTCTGCCAGCATGCCCAGCCCTACTAGTCCTCTGCAGATCGCAGCCCACACTCACTTCCAGAACTCATCTCAGGAAGAATAA
- the THPO gene encoding thrombopoietin isoform X7: protein MELTELLLVVIPLLTARPTLSSSAPPACDPRLLNKLLRDSQALHSRLSQCPDARLLPTPVLLPTVDFSLGEWKAQTEQNKAQDVLGASALLLEGVMAARGQLGPSCLSALLGQLSGQVRLLLGALQGLLGTQLPPQGRTIAHEDPSAIFLNFQQLLRGKVRFLLLVVGPTLCAKRALPSTDAPGSTSLFLTLNNRTAGWLETNADISARTTGSGLLKRLQGLRAKTPGLQSQTLRSPGQTPAHLNRTRGPLNGTHGLFPGSFSRVQGALGIPSGTLDTGSLPPNLQPGYSASLTQTAAGLHTLFPPSAMVPTPTVQLQPLFPDPSASMPSPTSPLQIAAHTHFQNSSQEE, encoded by the exons ATGGAGCTGACTG aattgctcctggtggtcataccTCTCCTGACTGCAAGACCGACTCTATCCAGTTCAGCCCCCCCTGCCTGTGACCCCAGACTGTTAAATAAACTGCTTCGGGACTCCCAGGCCCTTCACAGCAGACTG AGCCAGTGCCCCGACGCCCGCCTGCTACCCACCCCGGTCCTGCTGCCCACAGTGGACTTCAGCTTAGGAGAATGGAAAGCCCAGACA GAGCAGAACAAGGCACAGGACGTTCTGGGAGCCTCGGCCCTTCTGCTGGAGGGAGTGATGGCTGCGCGGGGACAGCTGGGACCCTCTTGCCTCTCAGCCCTTCTGGGGCAGCTCTCTGGGCAGGTCCGCCTCCTTCTTGGGGCCCTGCAGGGCCTGCTTGGAACCCAG CTTCCTCCACAGGGGAGGACCATAGCTCACGAGGATCCCAGCGCCATCTTCCTGAACTTCCAGCAACTGCTCCGAGGAAAGGTGCGTTTCCTGCTGCTTGTGGTAGGGCCCACTCTCTGTGCCAAGCGGGCCCTCCCCTCTACAGATGCCCCAGGCAGCACTTCTCTATTCCTCACACTGAACAACAGGACTGCCGGATGGCTGGAGACAAACGCCGACATCTCAGCCAGAACTACTGGCTCTGGACTTCTGAAGAGGCTGCAGGGACTCAGAGCCAAGACTCCCGGCCTGCAGAGCCAGACTCTCAGGTCCCCAGGCCAAACACCTGCACATCTAAACAGGACGCGTGGACCCCTAAACGGAACTCATGGACTCTTTCCTGGAAGCTTCTCCAGGGTCCAAGGAGCCCTGGGCATTCCCTCAGGAACTTTGGACACTGGCTCCCTGCCACCCAACCTCCAGCCTGGGTATTCTGCTTCCCTGACTCAGACTGCGGCTGGACTACACACACTCTTCCCTCCTTCAGCCATGGTGCCCACCCCCACAGTCCAGCTTCAACCCCTGTTTCCTGACCCCTCTGCCAGCATGCCCAGCCCTACTAGTCCTCTGCAGATCGCAGCCCACACTCACTTCCAGAACTCATCTCAGGAAGAATAA
- the THPO gene encoding thrombopoietin isoform X1, with product MELTELLLVVIPLLTARPTLSSSAPPACDPRLLNKLLRDSQALHSRLSQCPDARLLPTPVLLPTVDFSLGEWKAQTEQNKAQDVLGASALLLEGVMAARGQLGPSCLSALLGQLSGQVRLLLGALQGLLGTQGRTIAHEDPSAIFLNFQQLLRGKVRFLLLVVGPTLCAKRALPSTDAPGSTSLFLTLNNRTAGWLETNADISARTTGSGLLKRLQGLRAKTPGLQSQTLRSPGQTPAHLNRTRGPLNGTHGLFPGSFSRVQGALGIPSGTLDTGSLPPNLQPGYSASLTQTAAGLHTLFPPSAMVPTPTVQLQPLFPDPSASMPSPTSPLQIAAHTHFQNSSQEE from the exons ATGGAGCTGACTG aattgctcctggtggtcataccTCTCCTGACTGCAAGACCGACTCTATCCAGTTCAGCCCCCCCTGCCTGTGACCCCAGACTGTTAAATAAACTGCTTCGGGACTCCCAGGCCCTTCACAGCAGACTG AGCCAGTGCCCCGACGCCCGCCTGCTACCCACCCCGGTCCTGCTGCCCACAGTGGACTTCAGCTTAGGAGAATGGAAAGCCCAGACA GAGCAGAACAAGGCACAGGACGTTCTGGGAGCCTCGGCCCTTCTGCTGGAGGGAGTGATGGCTGCGCGGGGACAGCTGGGACCCTCTTGCCTCTCAGCCCTTCTGGGGCAGCTCTCTGGGCAGGTCCGCCTCCTTCTTGGGGCCCTGCAGGGCCTGCTTGGAACCCAG GGGAGGACCATAGCTCACGAGGATCCCAGCGCCATCTTCCTGAACTTCCAGCAACTGCTCCGAGGAAAGGTGCGTTTCCTGCTGCTTGTGGTAGGGCCCACTCTCTGTGCCAAGCGGGCCCTCCCCTCTACAGATGCCCCAGGCAGCACTTCTCTATTCCTCACACTGAACAACAGGACTGCCGGATGGCTGGAGACAAACGCCGACATCTCAGCCAGAACTACTGGCTCTGGACTTCTGAAGAGGCTGCAGGGACTCAGAGCCAAGACTCCCGGCCTGCAGAGCCAGACTCTCAGGTCCCCAGGCCAAACACCTGCACATCTAAACAGGACGCGTGGACCCCTAAACGGAACTCATGGACTCTTTCCTGGAAGCTTCTCCAGGGTCCAAGGAGCCCTGGGCATTCCCTCAGGAACTTTGGACACTGGCTCCCTGCCACCCAACCTCCAGCCTGGGTATTCTGCTTCCCTGACTCAGACTGCGGCTGGACTACACACACTCTTCCCTCCTTCAGCCATGGTGCCCACCCCCACAGTCCAGCTTCAACCCCTGTTTCCTGACCCCTCTGCCAGCATGCCCAGCCCTACTAGTCCTCTGCAGATCGCAGCCCACACTCACTTCCAGAACTCATCTCAGGAAGAATAA
- the THPO gene encoding thrombopoietin isoform X4 — translation MELTELLLVVIPLLTARPTLSSSAPPACDPRLLNKLLRDSQALHSRLSQCPDARLLPTPVLLPTVDFSLGEWKAQTEQNKAQDVLGASALLLEGVMAARGQLGPSCLSALLGQLSGQVRLLLGALQGLLGTQGRTIAHEDPSAIFLNFQQLLRGKDCRMAGDKRRHLSQNYWLWTSEEAAGTQSQDSRPAEPDSQVPRPNTCTSKQDAWTPKRNSWTLSWKLLQGPRSPGHSLRNFGHWLPATQPPAWVFCFPDSDCGWTTHTLPSFSHGAHPHSPASTPVS, via the exons ATGGAGCTGACTG aattgctcctggtggtcataccTCTCCTGACTGCAAGACCGACTCTATCCAGTTCAGCCCCCCCTGCCTGTGACCCCAGACTGTTAAATAAACTGCTTCGGGACTCCCAGGCCCTTCACAGCAGACTG AGCCAGTGCCCCGACGCCCGCCTGCTACCCACCCCGGTCCTGCTGCCCACAGTGGACTTCAGCTTAGGAGAATGGAAAGCCCAGACA GAGCAGAACAAGGCACAGGACGTTCTGGGAGCCTCGGCCCTTCTGCTGGAGGGAGTGATGGCTGCGCGGGGACAGCTGGGACCCTCTTGCCTCTCAGCCCTTCTGGGGCAGCTCTCTGGGCAGGTCCGCCTCCTTCTTGGGGCCCTGCAGGGCCTGCTTGGAACCCAG GGGAGGACCATAGCTCACGAGGATCCCAGCGCCATCTTCCTGAACTTCCAGCAACTGCTCCGAGGAAAG GACTGCCGGATGGCTGGAGACAAACGCCGACATCTCAGCCAGAACTACTGGCTCTGGACTTCTGAAGAGGCTGCAGGGACTCAGAGCCAAGACTCCCGGCCTGCAGAGCCAGACTCTCAGGTCCCCAGGCCAAACACCTGCACATCTAAACAGGACGCGTGGACCCCTAAACGGAACTCATGGACTCTTTCCTGGAAGCTTCTCCAGGGTCCAAGGAGCCCTGGGCATTCCCTCAGGAACTTTGGACACTGGCTCCCTGCCACCCAACCTCCAGCCTGGGTATTCTGCTTCCCTGACTCAGACTGCGGCTGGACTACACACACTCTTCCCTCCTTCAGCCATGGTGCCCACCCCCACAGTCCAGCTTCAACCCCTGTTTCCTGA
- the THPO gene encoding thrombopoietin isoform X6 produces the protein MELTEPVPRRPPATHPGPAAHSGLQLRRMESPDRAEQGTGRSGSLGPSAGGSDGCAGTAGTLLPLSPSGAALWAGPPPSWGPAGPAWNPGEDHSSRGSQRHLPELPATAPRKGAFPAACGRAHSLCQAGPPLYRCPRQHFSIPHTEQQDCRMAGDKRRHLSQNYWLWTSEEAAGTQSQDSRPAEPDSQVPRPNTCTSKQDAWTPKRNSWTLSWKLLQGPRSPGHSLRNFGHWLPATQPPAWVFCFPDSDCGWTTHTLPSFSHGAHPHSPASTPVS, from the exons ATGGAGCTGACTG AGCCAGTGCCCCGACGCCCGCCTGCTACCCACCCCGGTCCTGCTGCCCACAGTGGACTTCAGCTTAGGAGAATGGAAAGCCCAGACA GAGCAGAACAAGGCACAGGACGTTCTGGGAGCCTCGGCCCTTCTGCTGGAGGGAGTGATGGCTGCGCGGGGACAGCTGGGACCCTCTTGCCTCTCAGCCCTTCTGGGGCAGCTCTCTGGGCAGGTCCGCCTCCTTCTTGGGGCCCTGCAGGGCCTGCTTGGAACCCAG GGGAGGACCATAGCTCACGAGGATCCCAGCGCCATCTTCCTGAACTTCCAGCAACTGCTCCGAGGAAAGGTGCGTTTCCTGCTGCTTGTGGTAGGGCCCACTCTCTGTGCCAAGCGGGCCCTCCCCTCTACAGATGCCCCAGGCAGCACTTCTCTATTCCTCACACTGAACAACAGGACTGCCGGATGGCTGGAGACAAACGCCGACATCTCAGCCAGAACTACTGGCTCTGGACTTCTGAAGAGGCTGCAGGGACTCAGAGCCAAGACTCCCGGCCTGCAGAGCCAGACTCTCAGGTCCCCAGGCCAAACACCTGCACATCTAAACAGGACGCGTGGACCCCTAAACGGAACTCATGGACTCTTTCCTGGAAGCTTCTCCAGGGTCCAAGGAGCCCTGGGCATTCCCTCAGGAACTTTGGACACTGGCTCCCTGCCACCCAACCTCCAGCCTGGGTATTCTGCTTCCCTGACTCAGACTGCGGCTGGACTACACACACTCTTCCCTCCTTCAGCCATGGTGCCCACCCCCACAGTCCAGCTTCAACCCCTGTTTCCTGA
- the THPO gene encoding thrombopoietin isoform X5: MELTEPVPRRPPATHPGPAAHSGLQLRRMESPDRAEQGTGRSGSLGPSAGGSDGCAGTAGTLLPLSPSGAALWAGPPPSWGPAGPAWNPASSTGEDHSSRGSQRHLPELPATAPRKGAFPAACGRAHSLCQAGPPLYRCPRQHFSIPHTEQQDCRMAGDKRRHLSQNYWLWTSEEAAGTQSQDSRPAEPDSQVPRPNTCTSKQDAWTPKRNSWTLSWKLLQGPRSPGHSLRNFGHWLPATQPPAWVFCFPDSDCGWTTHTLPSFSHGAHPHSPASTPVS; the protein is encoded by the exons ATGGAGCTGACTG AGCCAGTGCCCCGACGCCCGCCTGCTACCCACCCCGGTCCTGCTGCCCACAGTGGACTTCAGCTTAGGAGAATGGAAAGCCCAGACA GAGCAGAACAAGGCACAGGACGTTCTGGGAGCCTCGGCCCTTCTGCTGGAGGGAGTGATGGCTGCGCGGGGACAGCTGGGACCCTCTTGCCTCTCAGCCCTTCTGGGGCAGCTCTCTGGGCAGGTCCGCCTCCTTCTTGGGGCCCTGCAGGGCCTGCTTGGAACCCAG CTTCCTCCACAGGGGAGGACCATAGCTCACGAGGATCCCAGCGCCATCTTCCTGAACTTCCAGCAACTGCTCCGAGGAAAGGTGCGTTTCCTGCTGCTTGTGGTAGGGCCCACTCTCTGTGCCAAGCGGGCCCTCCCCTCTACAGATGCCCCAGGCAGCACTTCTCTATTCCTCACACTGAACAACAGGACTGCCGGATGGCTGGAGACAAACGCCGACATCTCAGCCAGAACTACTGGCTCTGGACTTCTGAAGAGGCTGCAGGGACTCAGAGCCAAGACTCCCGGCCTGCAGAGCCAGACTCTCAGGTCCCCAGGCCAAACACCTGCACATCTAAACAGGACGCGTGGACCCCTAAACGGAACTCATGGACTCTTTCCTGGAAGCTTCTCCAGGGTCCAAGGAGCCCTGGGCATTCCCTCAGGAACTTTGGACACTGGCTCCCTGCCACCCAACCTCCAGCCTGGGTATTCTGCTTCCCTGACTCAGACTGCGGCTGGACTACACACACTCTTCCCTCCTTCAGCCATGGTGCCCACCCCCACAGTCCAGCTTCAACCCCTGTTTCCTGA
- the THPO gene encoding thrombopoietin isoform X8 translates to MELTELLLVVIPLLTARPTLSSSAPPACDPRLLNKLLRDSQALHSRLSQCPDARLLPTPVLLPTVDFSLGEWKAQTEQNKAQDVLGASALLLEGVMAARGQLGPSCLSALLGQLSGQVRLLLGALQGLLGTQDHSSRGSQRHLPELPATAPRKGAFPAACGRAHSLCQAGPPLYRCPRQHFSIPHTEQQDCRMAGDKRRHLSQNYWLWTSEEAAGTQSQDSRPAEPDSQVPRPNTCTSKQDAWTPKRNSWTLSWKLLQGPRSPGHSLRNFGHWLPATQPPAWVFCFPDSDCGWTTHTLPSFSHGAHPHSPASTPVS, encoded by the exons ATGGAGCTGACTG aattgctcctggtggtcataccTCTCCTGACTGCAAGACCGACTCTATCCAGTTCAGCCCCCCCTGCCTGTGACCCCAGACTGTTAAATAAACTGCTTCGGGACTCCCAGGCCCTTCACAGCAGACTG AGCCAGTGCCCCGACGCCCGCCTGCTACCCACCCCGGTCCTGCTGCCCACAGTGGACTTCAGCTTAGGAGAATGGAAAGCCCAGACA GAGCAGAACAAGGCACAGGACGTTCTGGGAGCCTCGGCCCTTCTGCTGGAGGGAGTGATGGCTGCGCGGGGACAGCTGGGACCCTCTTGCCTCTCAGCCCTTCTGGGGCAGCTCTCTGGGCAGGTCCGCCTCCTTCTTGGGGCCCTGCAGGGCCTGCTTGGAACCCAG GACCATAGCTCACGAGGATCCCAGCGCCATCTTCCTGAACTTCCAGCAACTGCTCCGAGGAAAGGTGCGTTTCCTGCTGCTTGTGGTAGGGCCCACTCTCTGTGCCAAGCGGGCCCTCCCCTCTACAGATGCCCCAGGCAGCACTTCTCTATTCCTCACACTGAACAACAGGACTGCCGGATGGCTGGAGACAAACGCCGACATCTCAGCCAGAACTACTGGCTCTGGACTTCTGAAGAGGCTGCAGGGACTCAGAGCCAAGACTCCCGGCCTGCAGAGCCAGACTCTCAGGTCCCCAGGCCAAACACCTGCACATCTAAACAGGACGCGTGGACCCCTAAACGGAACTCATGGACTCTTTCCTGGAAGCTTCTCCAGGGTCCAAGGAGCCCTGGGCATTCCCTCAGGAACTTTGGACACTGGCTCCCTGCCACCCAACCTCCAGCCTGGGTATTCTGCTTCCCTGACTCAGACTGCGGCTGGACTACACACACTCTTCCCTCCTTCAGCCATGGTGCCCACCCCCACAGTCCAGCTTCAACCCCTGTTTCCTGA
- the THPO gene encoding thrombopoietin isoform X3: MELTELLLVVIPLLTARPTLSSSAPPACDPRLLNKLLRDSQALHSRLSQCPDARLLPTPVLLPTVDFSLGEWKAQTEQNKAQDVLGASALLLEGVMAARGQLGPSCLSALLGQLSGQVRLLLGALQGLLGTQLPPQGRTIAHEDPSAIFLNFQQLLRGKDCRMAGDKRRHLSQNYWLWTSEEAAGTQSQDSRPAEPDSQVPRPNTCTSKQDAWTPKRNSWTLSWKLLQGPRSPGHSLRNFGHWLPATQPPAWVFCFPDSDCGWTTHTLPSFSHGAHPHSPASTPVS; encoded by the exons ATGGAGCTGACTG aattgctcctggtggtcataccTCTCCTGACTGCAAGACCGACTCTATCCAGTTCAGCCCCCCCTGCCTGTGACCCCAGACTGTTAAATAAACTGCTTCGGGACTCCCAGGCCCTTCACAGCAGACTG AGCCAGTGCCCCGACGCCCGCCTGCTACCCACCCCGGTCCTGCTGCCCACAGTGGACTTCAGCTTAGGAGAATGGAAAGCCCAGACA GAGCAGAACAAGGCACAGGACGTTCTGGGAGCCTCGGCCCTTCTGCTGGAGGGAGTGATGGCTGCGCGGGGACAGCTGGGACCCTCTTGCCTCTCAGCCCTTCTGGGGCAGCTCTCTGGGCAGGTCCGCCTCCTTCTTGGGGCCCTGCAGGGCCTGCTTGGAACCCAG CTTCCTCCACAGGGGAGGACCATAGCTCACGAGGATCCCAGCGCCATCTTCCTGAACTTCCAGCAACTGCTCCGAGGAAAG GACTGCCGGATGGCTGGAGACAAACGCCGACATCTCAGCCAGAACTACTGGCTCTGGACTTCTGAAGAGGCTGCAGGGACTCAGAGCCAAGACTCCCGGCCTGCAGAGCCAGACTCTCAGGTCCCCAGGCCAAACACCTGCACATCTAAACAGGACGCGTGGACCCCTAAACGGAACTCATGGACTCTTTCCTGGAAGCTTCTCCAGGGTCCAAGGAGCCCTGGGCATTCCCTCAGGAACTTTGGACACTGGCTCCCTGCCACCCAACCTCCAGCCTGGGTATTCTGCTTCCCTGACTCAGACTGCGGCTGGACTACACACACTCTTCCCTCCTTCAGCCATGGTGCCCACCCCCACAGTCCAGCTTCAACCCCTGTTTCCTGA